A DNA window from Engystomops pustulosus chromosome 10, aEngPut4.maternal, whole genome shotgun sequence contains the following coding sequences:
- the LOC140104669 gene encoding olfactory receptor 1G1-like, giving the protein MNQTSISVLLMSLSDSQETNYILIICFLLIYLMTVFSNFLIILLIVTCAHLHTPMYFFLGNLAFLDMSYSSVTAPRLLFAIITQHWSISLSECKTQMFFVVYFVASESFLLASMSCDRYVAICRPLHYSQIMSWSTCIYFISFVWSCGLFTSITFTLCLKRLTFCGRKLIRSFFCDLPHLLQISCTDPTINVLVLMGVGGTLTIVAFVTTFYPYVMIFRTVLRIRTSDGKSKAFSTCTSHLTVVLIFYSSATFIYFVPNTSHLLTLNQVFSVIYTLITPLMNPLIYSLRSKDLKAALQRALYVHRLHPAPATRRWPLP; this is encoded by the coding sequence ATGAACCAAACATCCATCAGCGTTCTTCTCATGAGTCTATCTGACAGTCAGGAGACCAACTATATCCTCATAATctgcttcctcctcatctacctgatgactgtcttctccaACTTCCTCATCATCCTTCTAATTGTTACTTGTGCTCATCTTCATACACCCATGTATTTCTTTCTTGGTAACTTGGCTTTCTTGGACATGTCCTACTCATCGGTCACTGCTCCTAGGTTGCTCTTTGCCATCATCACCCAACACTGGTCCATCTCCCTCTCAGAATGTAAAACACAGATGTTTTTTGTGGTTTATTTTGTAGCATCTGAGTCTTTCTTGTTGGCCTCCATGTCCTGTGACCGGTATGTAGCCATCTGCCGCCCTCTCCATTATTCTCAAATCATGTCTTGGAGCACCTGCATTTATTTTATATCTTTTGTTTGGTCATGTGGTCTCTTTACTTCCATCACTTTCACCTTATGTTTAAAAAGATTGACCTTCTGTGGTCGCAAACTCATACGAAGCTTCTTTTGTGATTTGCCTCATTTGCTCCAGatttcctgtactgatcctacaaTCAATGTGCTAGTCTTAATGGGTGTAGGTGGTACTCTCACCATTGTTGCCTTTGTTACTACATTTTACCCCTATGTCATGATATTTAGGACAGTGCTCAGAATCCGCACCAGTGATGGGAAGAGTAAAGCTTTCTCCACCTGTACGTCTCATCTGACTGTGGTCCTCATATTCTATTCATCTGCAACATTTATCTACTTTGTCCCTAACACAAGTCATCTTCTAACATTGAATCAAGTGTTCTCTGTGATCTACACCCTGATCACCCCCTTAATGAACCCCTTAATCTACAGCCTGAGGAGTAAAGACCTGAAGGCCGCACTGCAGAGAGCGTTATATGTACACCGGCTGCATCCGGCCCCCGCTACAAGGAGATGGCCTCTTCCATAG
- the LOC140104670 gene encoding olfactory receptor 5V1-like → MKNQTSITSILLLSPSDNEKVIHVLFIFFLLIYLMTVSINFLIILLVVTCAHLHTPMYFFLGNLAFLDMSYSSVTAPKLLFAMSTKHWSIYLQNCIAQMFFVVYFVGSEGFLLASMSYDRFVAICRPLHYSQIMSWSKCSQLVSLVWSSGFFAPTIFALCLRRLTFCGPNLIQNFFCDLPHLLLISCTDTTINIIVMLIVGSALGIVAFITTFYPYVRIFRAVLRIGTSDGKSKAFSTCTSHLTVVFIFYSSVTFIYLVPNTSNLLTLNRVVTVIYSLITPLLNPLIYSLRSKDLKAALQRALHIHRLHPVTATRR, encoded by the coding sequence ATGAAGAACCAAACATCCATCACCAGCATTCTTCTCCTGAGTCCATCTGATAATGAAAAGGTCATCCATgtcctcttcatcttcttcctcctcatctacctgATGACTGTCTCCATCAACTTCCTCATCATCCTTCTAGTTGTTACTTGTGCTCATCTTCATACACCCATGTATTTCTTTCTTGGTAACTTGGCTTTCTTGGACATGTCTTATTCATCAGTCACTGCTCCAAAGTTGCTCTTTGCTATGAGCACCAAACACTGGTCCATCTACCTCCAAAACTGCATAGCACAGATGTTTTTTGTGGTATATTTTGTGGGCTCAGAGGGTTTCTTGTTGGCCTCCATGTCTTATGACCGGTTTGTAGCCATCTGCCGTCCTCTCCATTATTCTCAGATCATGTCTTGGAGTAAGTGCTCCCAGTTGGTATCTTTGGTTTGGTCTTCTGGTTTTTTTGCTCCCACCATTTTTGCCTTATGTTTGAGAAGATTGACCTTCTGCGGTCCCAACCTCATCCAGAATTTCTTTTGTGATCTTCCACATTTGCTCCTGATATCTTGTACTGATACAACAATCAATATTATAGTCATGCTAATTGTAGGCAGCGCTCTTGGCATTGTTGCCTTTATTACAACGTTTTACCCCTATGTCAGAATATTTAGGGCAGTGCTCAGAATTGGCACCAGTGATGGGAAGAGTAAAGCTTTCTCCACCTGTACGTCTCATCTGACTGTGGTGTTCATATTCTATTCATCTGTAACTTTTATCTACCTTGTCCCAAACACAAGTAATCTCCTTACACTGAATCGAGTGGTCACTGTGATCTACTCACTGATCACCCCCTTACTGAACCCCTTAATCTACAGCCTGAGGAGTAAAGACCTGAAGGCCGCACTGCAGAGAGCGTTACACATACACCGGCTGCATCCAGTCACCGCTACAAGGAGATGA